A stretch of the Medicago truncatula cultivar Jemalong A17 chromosome 5, MtrunA17r5.0-ANR, whole genome shotgun sequence genome encodes the following:
- the LOC11429827 gene encoding receptor-like protein EIX2, whose translation MTSDVCILKLVGAIFVLLQFGFLLSNYYGAVVDAKHVASVSGGCIEKERHALLELKASLVLDDANLLSTWDSKSECCAWKEVGCSNQTGHVEKLHLNGFQFGPFRGKINTSLMELRHLKYLNLGWSTFSNNDFPELFGSLSNLRFLDLQSSFYGGRIPNDLSRLSHLQYLDLSQNSLEGTIPHQLGNLSHLQHLDLSWNNLVGTIPYQLGSLSNLQQLHLGDNRGLKVHDKNNDVGGEWLSNLTLLTHLDLSSLTNLNSSHVWLQMIGKLPKIEELKLSQCHLSDLSHSHSKNEQQGGIFESLGDLCTLHLLYLNVNNLNEAISTILLNLSGCARYSLQYLSLHDNQITGTLPNLSIFPSLITIDLSSNMLSGKVPQGIPKSLESFVLSSNSLEGGIPKSFGNLCSLRSLDLSSNKLSEDLSVMLHNLSVGCAKYSLQELDLGRNQIIGTIPDMSGFSSLEHLVLSDNLLNGKIIQMSPFPYKLESLYLDSKNLKGVITDSHFGNMSRLGSLNLSFNSLALIFSENWVPPFQLTYTLLRSCNSGPNFPKWLRNQKHIQELDISDARISDVVPVWF comes from the coding sequence atgactAGTGATGTATGTATTCTCAAGTTAGTTGGAGCAATCTTTGTTCTGTTGCAGTTCGGCTTTCTTTTGTCCAACTATTATGGAGCTGTGGTTGATGCAAAACATGTTGCCTCTGTTTCTGGTGGTTGTATAGAGAAGGAGAGACATGCTCTCCTTGAGTTGAAGGCCAGCCTTGTGTTGGATGATGCTAACCTTTTGTCTACTTGGGACAGTAAGAGTGAATGTTGTGCATGGAAAGAAGTCGGTTGTAGCAATCAAACTGGCCATGTTGAAAAGCTTCATCTAAACGGTTTTCAGTTTGGTCCTTTTCGAGGCAAGATCAACACATCATTGATGGAGTTGCGACATTTAAAGTATTTGAACCTCGGATGGAGTACGTTTTCAAACAATGATTTCCCAGAATTATTTGGTTCTTTAAGCAACTTGAGATTCCTTGacctccaaagttcattttatGGAGGAAGAATTCCAAATGATCTTTCTCGTCTTTCGCACTTGCAATATCTTGATCTTTCACAGAATAGCCTCGAGGGTACAATCCCTCATCAACTTGGAAATCTGTCTCATTTGCAGCACCTTGATCTTAGTTGGAATAATCTTGTTGGAACCATTCCTTATCAGCTTGGAAGCCTTTCGAATTTGCAGCAGCTTCATCTTGGAGACAATCGAGGACTCAAAGTTCATGACAAGAATAATGATGTTGGAGGTGAGTGGCTTTCTAATCTCACTCTTTTAACCCATCTTGACTTGAGCAGCTTAACCAATCTCAATTCTTCTCATGTCTGGCTCCAAATGATTGGTAAGCTTCCAAAAATAGAAGAATTGAAGCTATCCCAATGTCATCTTTCTGATCTTTCTCATTCCCATTCCAAAAATGAACAACAGGGTGGGATTTTTGAATCACTTGGGGATTTATGTACCTTGCACTTATTGTATCTTAATGTTAACAATTTGAATGAAGCCATTTCAACAATTCTTCTCAATTTATCTGGTTGTGCAAGATACTCGCTGCAATATTTGAGTTTACATGACAACCAAATTACTGGAACACTGCCTAACCTTTCTATATTCCCATCTCTAATAACAATCGACCTTTCAAGTAATATGTTAAGCGGGAAGGTGCCACAGGGAATTCCAAAATCATTGGAGTCCTTCGTACTTTCTTCAAATTCTTTAGAAGGTGGAATTCCAAAATCATTTGGTAACCTATGTTCGTTAAGGTCACTAGACTTGTCAAGTAACAAGCTAAGTGAAGATCTTTCAGTGATGCTTCATAATTTATCTGTTGGGTGTGCAAAGTACTCGCTGCAAGAATTAGATTTGGGTAGAAACCAAATTATTGGAACGATACCTGACATGTCAGGGTTCTCATCTTTAGAACATTTGGTCCTATCTGACAATCTATTAAATGGTAAAATAATACAAATGTCTCCATTCCCGTATAAATTAGAGAGTCTATATTTGGattccaaaaatttaaaaggtgTGATCACCGACTCTCATTTTGGCAACATGTCCAGGTTAGGGTCTTTAAACTTGAGTTTCAATTCATTGGCTTTGATATTTAGTGAAAATTGGGTGCCACCTTTTCAATTGACATACACATTATTAAGGTCTTGTAATTCAGGTCCTAACTTTCCAAAGTGGTTGCGGaatcaaaaacatattcaaGAGTTGGATATTTCTGATGCTAGAATCTCAGATGTAGTTCCAGTGTGGTTTTAG
- the LOC112422210 gene encoding receptor-like protein EIX2, whose protein sequence is MLDLGDNRFSGPIPYWLGQQLQMLSLRGNQLSGSLPLSLCDLTNIQLLDLSENNLSGLIFKCWKNFSAMSQNVFSTTQNVITMFEDIFSPGYEGYDLFALMMWKGTERLFKNNKLILRSIDLSSNQLTGDLPEEIGNLIALVSLNLSSNNLTGEITSMIGKLTSLEFLDLSRNHFTGLIPHSLTQIDRLSMLNLSNNNLSGRIPIGTQLQSFDASSYEGNADLCGKPLDKKCPRDEVAPQKPETHEESSQEDKKPIYLSVALGFITGFWGLWGSLFLSRNWRHTYVLFLNYIIDTVYVFMVLNVNKFQRRLRGFLEKFV, encoded by the exons ATGCTAGATCTTGGAGATAATAGATTCTCAGGACCAATACCTTATTGGTTAGGCCAACAATTACAAATGTTAAGCTTACGAGGTAACCAGTTATCTGGAAGCCTTCCGCTTAGTCTTTGCGACTTAACAAACATCCAGTTGTTGGATCTCTCTGAAAACAATCTTTCAGGACTAATTTTCAAATGCTGGAAGAATTTTTCTGCAATGTCTCAAAATGTTTTCTCTACTACTCAAAATGTTATTACTATGTTTGAAGACATTTTTTCTCCTGGATATGAAGGATACGATTTATTTGCATTGATGATGTGGAAAGGTACAGAACGACTATTCAAGAATAATAAGCTCATTTTGAGAAGCATTGATCTATCAAGCAATCAATTGACAGGAGACCTTCCAGAAGAAATAGGAAACTTGATAGCATTGGTGTCATTGAATTTATCAAGCAACAATTTGACAGGGGAAATTACTTCAATGATTGGAAAGTTAACATCACTTGAATTTCTTGACTTGTCAAGAAACCATTTCACTGGTTTAATTCCTCATTCTCTAACTCAAATTGATCGCCTTTCCATGTTAAATCTGTCCAATAACAACCTGTCCGGAAGAATTCCAATTGGAACCCAGTTACAGAGTTTCGATGCCTCAAGTTATGAAGGGAATGCTGATCTTTGTGGCAAACCACTTGACAAAAAATGTCCTAGAGATGAAGTTGCACCTCAGAAACCAGAAACACATGAAGAAAGTAGTCAAGAAGATAAAAAGCCAATTTATTTGAGTGTGGCATTGGGATTTATCACAGGATTTTGGGGCCTATGGGGATCATTGTTTCTTAGCCGTAATTGGAGACATACATATGTCCTGTTTTTGAACTACATAATTGACACAGTGTATGTGTTTATGGTGCTGAATGTAAATAAATTTCAAAGGCGGCTTAGAGGCTTTCTG GAAAAGTTTGTTTAA
- the LOC11433365 gene encoding uncharacterized protein: MSFLAGRLAGKEAAYFFQESKQAVTKLAQKNNPISKTNVVDQRHVVQDNADVLPEVLRHSLPSKLFRDETASSSSFSASKWVLQSDPKLRSSVSPDAINPLRAFVSLPQVTFGARRWELPEAKHGVSASTANELRQDRYDVNVNPEKLKAASEGLANLGKAFAIATAVVFGGAAMVIGMVASKLELHNMGDLKTKGKDVVEPQLENIKNYFVPMKVWAENMSRKWHLEREDVKQKAIVKDLSKILGSK, from the exons ATGAGTTTTCTAGCGGGAAGGTTAGCAGGAAAAGAAGCTGCTTATTTCTTCCAAGAATCCAAACAAGCCGTTACAAAATTAGCTCAAAAGAACAATCCAATCTCCAAAACCAACGTTGTTGATCAACGGCACGTCGTTCAAGATAACGCCGACGTGCTTCCAGAGGTTCTACGACACTCTCTTCCTTCCAAACTATTCAGAGACGAAACGGCGTCGTCATCATCATTCTCTGCATCCAAATGGGTTCTTCAATCTGATCCCAAACTTCGATCTTCTGTATCTCCTGATGCTATCAATCCTCTTCGCGCTTTCGTTTCTCTTCCACAAGTTACCTTTGGCGCTAGAAG GTGGGAATTGCCTGAAGCAAAACATGGGGTTTCAGCTTCTACTGCCAATGAATTGCGTCAGGATCGGTATGACGTCAATGTTAACCCGGAAAAGTTGAAAGCAGCATCTGAAGGGCTTGCAAATC tTGGAAAGGCTTTTGCTATTGCCACTGCAGTTGTATTTGGTGGTGCTGCAATGGTAATTGGTATGGTGGCCTCCAAGTTAGAGCTGCATAAT ATGGGTGACCTCAAAACTAAAGGAAAGGATGTTGTTGAGCCACAACTTGAGAAtatcaaaaactattttgttCCCATGAAAGTATGG gCTGAGAATATGTCAAGAAAGTGGCATTTGGAAAGGGAAGATGTCAAACAGAAGGCTATTGTAAAAGATCTATCTAAAATTTTGGGTTCTAAATAA